Proteins from a single region of Blastopirellula marina:
- a CDS encoding efflux RND transporter permease subunit, with the protein MIRWFTTNGIAANFLMLAILIAGIYTAFYKIPLEVSPERSMEEVRIDMTYRGGTAKDVEQAILIPIEESLEGVEGIRDIISDGRQGSGRITVEAEPGTDLRVLLEDVSSRIDTITTFPDETERPQISIPDSSNWWEVLSIAVTGHLSPHELREVARQVQEDVIALPGISRAQVQGDREYEISVEVNTTKLLAYGLSLQDLTDAIQQFSIDLPAGSIESDSGTFIVRTRGQAYSEQEFSKIPIRAANGADILLGEVATINDGFEEGEKIVEFNGRPALFVEVMRTGKENAIDISDKVHEYVRNTRSRFPEGIELFIWDDESVEIRGRLTTLIESMVQGSLLVMLLLGIFLRPGLAFWIVAGIPVGFAGGVMLMPWFGVTANVMSLFGFIIVVGIVVDDAIVTGENVYLKMKEGLSPLEAAVQGTQEVTVPVTFGALTTMVAFIPLLFFEGSWGDFASQVPPVVAPVLLFSLIESKFILPAHLKHLRPVPHNNPITRIQTSIADGLEYFIERIYQPCLEFSVRYRISVLAMFVSAMLLMAGYCLSGRMEFIAYPSVEKQRISAELDMPDDTSLETTARYMNRIEAGLLQVQKEFIDPETGESLVRNISKLVGAARIHRDFDKSRGAITFEVLAPSLRSSTGPRNSDLAARWNELIGPIPEATEFRIRSDSSINRDRNVDNENLNIELRGPMSPEKAEVARQIKVMLEEYKEFSSAWANINYGQDELELRLKPQAAELGLTQQLLAQQVRQSFFGEEAQRLQRGIDSIRVMVRLPLEQRETLHTLERMRVRTPRGADVPLSTVAEVVFTKAPSSVERKNGAEILRCGAQPVDATVDILGIAEELSPEIQELCQQHNLSFEYVGYVAEAEDAQRKTILGACLLAFVLYGLLAVALKSLGQPFFVLLAVPFAIIGALLGHIAMDITPSYLSIFGMLALAGVAVNDTLVMVDYVNQRRAEGASLREAALQAGARRFRPIMLTSITTFVGLVPLLMDKSLQAQFLIPMAASLAFGVMFATLVTLFLIPCALLATDDLRKALVAVKRWYFQPFVSNEC; encoded by the coding sequence ATGATTCGCTGGTTTACTACCAATGGCATCGCCGCAAATTTTTTGATGCTCGCGATATTGATTGCGGGTATATACACGGCCTTCTACAAAATCCCACTAGAAGTGTCTCCCGAAAGGAGCATGGAAGAGGTTCGAATCGACATGACTTATCGCGGAGGAACCGCGAAGGATGTTGAACAAGCGATACTTATCCCGATTGAAGAATCGCTCGAAGGGGTCGAGGGGATTCGGGATATCATTTCCGATGGGCGTCAAGGTAGCGGAAGAATTACTGTTGAAGCCGAACCTGGGACAGATTTGCGTGTGCTCTTGGAAGACGTCTCATCACGAATTGACACCATCACCACGTTCCCAGATGAGACCGAACGCCCACAGATTTCGATTCCTGATTCATCCAATTGGTGGGAAGTACTTAGCATCGCGGTGACCGGACACCTGAGCCCGCACGAACTGCGTGAGGTTGCTCGCCAAGTTCAGGAAGATGTCATTGCACTACCAGGAATCAGCAGGGCACAAGTACAGGGCGACCGTGAATACGAAATTAGCGTAGAAGTCAATACAACCAAGCTCCTGGCCTATGGACTAAGTTTGCAAGATCTGACCGATGCTATCCAGCAATTCTCAATCGATTTACCTGCAGGTTCAATCGAGAGCGACAGTGGCACCTTCATCGTCCGAACCCGTGGTCAGGCCTACTCCGAGCAAGAGTTTAGCAAGATCCCCATTCGTGCAGCTAACGGTGCCGACATACTTCTCGGAGAAGTCGCGACGATCAATGACGGCTTTGAAGAAGGGGAAAAGATTGTTGAGTTTAATGGACGGCCAGCCTTATTTGTCGAAGTAATGCGTACCGGAAAAGAAAACGCGATCGACATTTCCGACAAGGTACACGAGTACGTCCGTAATACCCGAAGTCGTTTTCCCGAGGGAATTGAGTTGTTCATCTGGGATGATGAATCGGTCGAGATCCGCGGTCGCTTGACAACACTTATTGAATCAATGGTCCAAGGCAGTCTGCTAGTGATGTTATTACTAGGGATATTCCTTCGCCCTGGTCTTGCTTTCTGGATCGTGGCTGGCATTCCAGTTGGTTTTGCCGGTGGGGTGATGCTGATGCCTTGGTTTGGGGTTACCGCCAACGTCATGAGCCTGTTTGGATTCATTATTGTCGTGGGAATTGTCGTCGACGATGCGATCGTGACGGGTGAGAACGTCTATTTAAAAATGAAGGAAGGGCTTTCTCCTTTGGAAGCAGCCGTTCAAGGTACCCAGGAAGTTACTGTCCCTGTCACCTTTGGTGCTTTGACCACGATGGTCGCATTCATCCCACTGTTATTCTTTGAGGGAAGCTGGGGAGATTTTGCATCTCAGGTACCACCAGTCGTGGCACCAGTGCTCCTTTTTTCCTTGATTGAATCTAAGTTTATTCTGCCAGCCCACCTTAAGCATTTGCGGCCGGTTCCCCACAATAACCCGATCACGCGGATTCAGACATCGATTGCCGACGGTTTGGAGTACTTTATTGAGCGGATCTATCAGCCGTGTCTTGAATTCTCCGTACGATATCGCATATCGGTTTTGGCGATGTTTGTCTCAGCGATGCTCTTGATGGCGGGATACTGCCTAAGTGGCCGAATGGAATTCATTGCCTATCCTTCCGTGGAAAAACAGCGTATCTCAGCTGAGCTGGATATGCCTGACGATACCTCCTTGGAAACTACCGCACGATACATGAATAGGATCGAAGCGGGATTACTTCAAGTTCAAAAGGAATTCATTGACCCTGAGACTGGGGAGTCGTTGGTCCGAAACATCTCGAAGCTGGTGGGTGCTGCAAGAATTCATCGAGATTTTGACAAGTCACGTGGAGCCATCACTTTCGAGGTTTTGGCACCGTCGCTACGCAGTTCCACTGGCCCCAGAAATAGCGATCTCGCGGCTAGATGGAATGAACTGATTGGCCCAATTCCAGAGGCAACAGAGTTCCGTATTCGGTCTGACTCAAGCATCAATCGAGATCGCAATGTCGACAATGAGAATCTAAATATTGAATTGCGAGGACCGATGTCCCCTGAGAAGGCTGAAGTTGCCCGCCAAATAAAGGTTATGTTGGAAGAATATAAAGAATTCAGCTCTGCTTGGGCGAACATCAACTATGGGCAAGATGAATTAGAATTACGGCTCAAACCCCAGGCGGCTGAGCTTGGCCTGACCCAACAACTTCTAGCTCAGCAGGTTCGCCAGTCCTTCTTTGGAGAAGAAGCGCAACGGCTGCAACGCGGAATCGACAGCATCCGCGTCATGGTCAGGCTACCATTAGAGCAGCGGGAGACCCTACATACTCTTGAACGAATGCGGGTTCGGACACCACGTGGTGCGGACGTTCCTCTTTCGACTGTTGCGGAGGTCGTCTTCACCAAAGCACCGTCTTCCGTGGAACGTAAAAACGGAGCAGAGATACTTCGCTGTGGGGCTCAACCGGTTGACGCGACTGTTGATATCCTAGGAATCGCCGAGGAACTCTCTCCAGAGATCCAAGAATTGTGCCAGCAGCATAATCTTAGTTTCGAGTATGTAGGCTACGTTGCCGAAGCAGAAGATGCACAGCGGAAGACGATACTTGGAGCATGTTTACTGGCCTTTGTCCTTTATGGATTGCTGGCAGTTGCATTGAAGTCGCTGGGGCAGCCATTCTTCGTCTTATTGGCCGTTCCTTTTGCGATTATTGGCGCACTTCTGGGACACATCGCGATGGATATCACTCCTTCGTATCTATCAATCTTCGGAATGCTTGCCCTTGCTGGTGTTGCCGTTAACGACACACTTGTAATGGTCGATTATGTGAATCAACGTCGCGCGGAAGGGGCCTCACTTCGCGAAGCAGCGCTCCAAGCGGGGGCTAGACGTTTTCGTCCGATCATGCTGACATCGATCACTACCTTTGTCGGGCTCGTGCCCTTGTTGATGGACAAATCGTTGCAGGCTCAGTTTTTAATCCCAATGGCCGCATCGCTGGCATTCGGCGTTATGTTTGCCACGCTAGTAACGTTGTTCTTGATTCCGTGTGCTCTACTTGCCACCGATGATCTAAGGAAGGCTCTAGTTGCCGTCAAGCGTTGGTATTTCCAGCCGTTCGTTTCCAACGAATGCTAG
- a CDS encoding efflux RND transporter periplasmic adaptor subunit, which yields MVDYPVVVKTHAVVQPHNQVTLTSQVSGTVASINASFEVGAYFNKGDVLVEIDPSDYQTALSVSESELEVAKSELKLAKLVEERKLRLVESNAVSQGEVETASASREQAEANVALAETQVEQARLNLGRTKIVAPFDGRVMSKLIGIGQLAGTNTPLGEVFAIDYVEVRLPISGEQREFLELPEFADDAPIAVQLQDGIRQANDSIWNGRIVRTEGVLDADSRDLFAIARIEDPFGRTSGTKPLRIGQPVIASIEGTLLRDVIALPRAAVRQLDQIVLVNQENQTLLPLMVEPLWSDAEKVIVPSKSVPKGMWLATTPMVFTPKGAKIEIIPPANPTITIAESTSLETDESVTN from the coding sequence GTGGTCGACTATCCTGTCGTGGTCAAGACACATGCAGTCGTGCAACCGCATAACCAAGTAACACTGACTTCGCAGGTCTCTGGCACGGTTGCTAGTATTAACGCTTCGTTTGAAGTGGGGGCTTACTTTAACAAGGGGGATGTTCTTGTTGAGATCGACCCTAGCGACTACCAAACGGCGCTTTCGGTCTCTGAGTCTGAGTTAGAGGTCGCCAAATCGGAACTTAAGCTTGCCAAGCTTGTTGAAGAACGCAAACTCAGACTTGTGGAATCAAATGCCGTTTCTCAGGGAGAAGTGGAAACGGCTTCTGCGAGCCGAGAGCAGGCTGAAGCCAATGTCGCGTTAGCTGAAACACAAGTAGAGCAGGCGAGATTAAATCTTGGGAGAACGAAGATCGTTGCTCCGTTCGACGGTCGAGTCATGTCGAAGTTGATCGGCATCGGCCAATTGGCAGGGACAAATACTCCGTTGGGTGAAGTGTTTGCCATCGACTACGTCGAGGTCCGATTGCCTATTTCGGGCGAACAAAGAGAATTTCTTGAACTCCCCGAGTTTGCTGATGACGCCCCGATCGCCGTACAGCTACAAGACGGCATCCGGCAAGCGAACGATTCCATTTGGAATGGGAGGATTGTTCGTACGGAAGGGGTTTTAGATGCCGACTCCCGTGACTTGTTCGCCATCGCACGAATCGAGGATCCGTTTGGCCGTACATCAGGCACAAAGCCACTAAGAATTGGTCAACCGGTTATCGCTTCCATTGAGGGGACGTTACTTCGAGATGTGATTGCACTGCCAAGGGCCGCCGTCCGCCAATTGGACCAAATTGTACTGGTGAACCAAGAGAATCAAACACTATTACCCTTGATGGTAGAGCCCCTTTGGTCTGACGCGGAAAAAGTGATCGTTCCGTCGAAGTCAGTCCCCAAGGGAATGTGGTTGGCTACGACTCCGATGGTTTTCACTCCCAAGGGGGCAAAGATCGAAATCATACCACCGGCAAACCCAACAATTACGATTGCCGAGTCTACTTCCTTAGAAACTGACGAGAGCGTCACCAACTGA
- a CDS encoding efflux transporter outer membrane subunit has protein sequence MRYALKLPAAYPFRKGLVLLLALFGVGGVGCTSPQDWFANGFKVGPNYCTPSAPVAQDWIDANDKRVINDPVNATAWWATAFNDPVLNQLVTEAYTQNLTVRQAGARIMQARALRQIAVGNFFPQQQALSAEYSHNLTTGSGFDRHFSVWRGSFALAWEIDFWGRYRRAIESADADLDAAIYDYGDVVVTLVADVAATYIDIRTLQTRLELVKLNVENQRKTYELTEIRFRNGESSEVDVQQAKSSLVQTESLVPQVETSLRQSQNQLCILLGMPPELILEMLGDGKIPDVKSEIALGIPAATLLQRPDVRRAERDLASQSAVIGVAESELYPHITLVGTVGRSANQFKDLFRAGSGFGSVGPNLDWNILNYGRIVGNIQFQDARFQELLAAYQQTVLNANLEAENAIIQFLKAQEQLRLQLEAAEAADKTNELITLQFEEGEEIDFNRVFSVQNTKTQQEVAAAGAKGDVAQSVVAIYRALGGGWPSPYLTQPIGEPDEPSEVPNNAEEIEAPPGNNPLSIDEVLENPVDD, from the coding sequence ATGCGATATGCACTTAAATTGCCTGCAGCCTACCCGTTTCGGAAGGGGCTGGTCTTGTTGCTTGCCTTGTTCGGTGTTGGTGGTGTGGGCTGCACCAGTCCGCAGGACTGGTTTGCGAACGGCTTTAAGGTGGGACCTAACTATTGCACACCGTCCGCTCCGGTAGCACAAGACTGGATCGATGCCAACGACAAGCGGGTGATTAATGACCCGGTTAATGCCACGGCTTGGTGGGCTACTGCTTTCAACGACCCCGTTTTGAACCAACTTGTTACCGAGGCATACACTCAGAATTTGACGGTTCGACAGGCTGGTGCCCGCATTATGCAGGCACGGGCACTTCGACAGATTGCCGTGGGGAACTTCTTCCCTCAGCAACAAGCATTGTCGGCGGAGTACTCTCACAATCTCACCACGGGCTCTGGCTTTGATCGACACTTCAGCGTCTGGCGAGGGTCCTTCGCGCTCGCTTGGGAAATTGATTTCTGGGGCCGGTATCGCCGAGCGATCGAATCGGCAGACGCTGATCTCGACGCTGCAATCTACGACTACGGTGATGTCGTCGTCACACTTGTGGCCGACGTCGCGGCAACCTACATCGATATCCGCACGCTTCAAACACGGTTGGAACTCGTCAAACTCAATGTGGAAAATCAACGGAAGACCTATGAGTTAACTGAAATTCGTTTTCGAAATGGCGAATCGAGTGAGGTCGACGTGCAGCAGGCAAAGTCAAGCCTAGTCCAAACGGAATCCCTCGTTCCCCAAGTGGAGACATCCCTTCGACAATCACAGAACCAACTTTGTATTTTGCTTGGCATGCCGCCCGAGTTGATCCTGGAAATGCTCGGGGATGGTAAAATTCCTGACGTCAAATCAGAGATCGCCCTGGGCATCCCGGCAGCAACCCTGCTGCAGCGCCCCGACGTTCGCCGCGCAGAGCGGGATTTGGCGTCGCAAAGTGCTGTGATAGGCGTGGCTGAGTCTGAGCTATATCCGCACATTACTTTGGTTGGGACTGTGGGAAGAAGTGCAAATCAGTTTAAGGATCTATTTCGCGCTGGTTCGGGTTTTGGATCGGTGGGGCCAAACCTTGACTGGAATATCTTGAACTACGGACGCATCGTCGGGAACATCCAGTTCCAGGATGCCCGATTCCAGGAGCTGTTGGCTGCCTATCAGCAAACGGTTCTCAACGCCAATCTGGAAGCTGAAAACGCCATCATCCAATTCCTAAAGGCTCAGGAACAACTCCGGCTGCAACTAGAAGCTGCCGAGGCTGCGGATAAAACCAATGAGCTTATTACCTTGCAATTCGAGGAAGGTGAGGAAATTGACTTCAATCGTGTGTTTAGTGTCCAAAATACTAAGACACAGCAGGAAGTCGCCGCGGCGGGAGCCAAAGGTGACGTCGCCCAAAGTGTGGTGGCGATTTACCGTGCCCTTGGCGGCGGTTGGCCTTCTCCTTACTTGACACAACCAATAGGAGAGCCAGATGAGCCATCCGAGGTTCCCAATAATGCGGAAGAAATCGAGGCCCCGCCTGGTAACAATCCACTGTCAATCGACGAGGTTTTGGAGAACCCCGTTGATGATTAG